Proteins from a genomic interval of Pradoshia eiseniae:
- the ctaD gene encoding cytochrome c oxidase subunit I: protein MSTLTQKKGFLGTIWDYLTTVDHKKIAKLYLIAGGFFFLVGGLEAMFIRIQLAKPENDFISGGTFNEIITMHGTTMIFLAAMPLLLGFMNAIMPLQIGARDVAFPFLNSLGFWLFFFGGIFLNLSWFMGGAPDAGWTSYASLSLESSGHGIDFYVLGLQISGIGTLIGGINFLVTIINMRAPGMTFMRMPLFTWTTFVASALILFAFPPLTVGLTLMMFDRMFGSNFFVTAMGGNTIIWEHLFWIFGHPEVYILVLPAFGIFSEIIPTFSRKRLFGYSSMVFATILIGFLGFMVWAHHMFTVGMGPVANAIFAVATMAIAVPTGIKIFNWLFTMWGGRITFTTPMLYSVAFIPSFVMGGVTGIMNAAAPADYQYHDSYFVVAHFHYVIVGGVVLALLAGTHFYWPKMFGTMLNEFWGKVTFWLFLIGFHLTFFIQHFLGLLGMPRRVFTYLDGQGWNNANLISTIGAFLMAVAVIILLINVVMTSIRNVKVGNDPWNDGRTLEWAIPSPPPEHNFDRLPLVRGYDTWWIEKMEGRKSLTPAEPLGDIHMPSGSILPIFISLGLFIAAFGALYNATDKEWTVPVMILGLLITFGAMLVRAMKDDPGYHIHKEDLIASEHKDDKGVDL from the coding sequence GTGAGTACTCTTACTCAGAAAAAGGGGTTTCTTGGGACGATTTGGGACTACCTGACAACGGTTGACCACAAAAAAATCGCCAAGTTATATTTGATTGCTGGAGGTTTTTTCTTCCTCGTCGGCGGTCTCGAAGCCATGTTTATCAGGATTCAGCTTGCGAAGCCTGAGAATGATTTTATTAGTGGCGGAACGTTCAACGAAATTATTACGATGCATGGAACAACGATGATTTTCCTTGCTGCGATGCCGCTGTTATTAGGATTTATGAATGCAATCATGCCGCTGCAAATCGGTGCGCGTGACGTTGCATTCCCGTTTTTGAACTCATTGGGATTTTGGCTGTTCTTCTTTGGCGGAATCTTTTTGAACCTGAGCTGGTTTATGGGAGGAGCACCTGATGCGGGCTGGACGTCTTATGCGTCTCTGTCACTAGAATCAAGCGGTCATGGAATTGACTTTTATGTGCTTGGTCTCCAGATATCAGGTATTGGGACGTTAATCGGGGGTATTAACTTCTTAGTGACCATCATAAATATGCGTGCACCAGGAATGACCTTTATGCGTATGCCATTGTTCACTTGGACAACTTTTGTGGCATCTGCGCTTATCCTATTTGCATTTCCTCCGCTTACAGTCGGCTTAACACTGATGATGTTTGACCGCATGTTTGGCTCAAACTTCTTCGTAACGGCTATGGGCGGTAACACAATTATCTGGGAGCATTTATTCTGGATATTTGGACACCCGGAAGTTTATATTCTAGTATTGCCAGCTTTCGGTATATTCTCAGAAATTATTCCGACGTTTTCCCGGAAAAGGCTTTTCGGTTATTCATCGATGGTGTTCGCCACCATTTTGATTGGATTCCTTGGCTTCATGGTATGGGCTCACCATATGTTTACGGTTGGAATGGGACCGGTTGCCAATGCCATTTTCGCAGTTGCTACAATGGCCATCGCGGTGCCGACAGGGATTAAAATTTTCAACTGGCTGTTTACGATGTGGGGTGGTCGAATAACGTTTACAACCCCGATGCTTTATTCAGTTGCCTTCATTCCTTCGTTTGTAATGGGCGGTGTGACGGGTATCATGAATGCAGCAGCACCGGCAGATTACCAGTATCATGACAGCTATTTCGTTGTCGCTCACTTCCACTATGTTATCGTAGGTGGAGTTGTATTAGCCTTATTGGCAGGTACGCATTTCTACTGGCCGAAAATGTTTGGAACAATGTTGAATGAATTTTGGGGGAAGGTCACTTTCTGGTTATTCTTGATTGGATTCCATCTGACATTCTTCATCCAGCATTTTCTTGGACTGCTTGGCATGCCAAGACGTGTGTTCACCTATCTCGATGGGCAGGGCTGGAACAATGCCAACCTGATCTCAACAATAGGGGCTTTCTTGATGGCCGTGGCGGTTATTATCTTATTGATTAATGTCGTGATGACTTCCATCAGAAATGTTAAAGTCGGCAATGACCCATGGAATGATGGACGGACATTAGAGTGGGCAATCCCATCTCCGCCGCCTGAGCATAACTTTGATAGGCTTCCGCTTGTGAGAGGTTATGATACATGGTGGATAGAGAAGATGGAGGGCCGTAAATCACTGACGCCAGCTGAACCGCTTGGTGATATCCATATGCCTAGCGGGTCCATTTTACCGATATTCATATCCCTCGGCTTGTTCATTGCCGCATTTGGTGCATTGTATAATGCAACAGATAAAGAATGGACGGTACCGGTTATGATTCTTGGCTTGTTGATTACCTTTGGAGCTATGCTGGTTCGTGCCATGAAAGACGACCCTGGCTATCATATCCATAAAGAGGATTTAATCGCTTCCGAGCACAAAGATGATAAGGGGGTTGATCTATAA
- the coxB gene encoding cytochrome c oxidase subunit II, whose translation MKKWRIASLIAVFTLILSGCGLPHLSALNPAGEVAKKQYDLMVLSTAIMVLVIVVVVILFVLAILRFRRRKGDNSIPKQIEGNHKLEILWTVIPIVLLIILAVPTIYYTFYFSDVSAKDGKDKDGNPTAVQINVRASLYWWEFEYPNDGIVTGQELVVPTDEKVYFNLKASDVKHSFWVPSAGGKLDTNTDNVNEFWLEFDDEKSEEAERVFYGKCAELCGPSHALMDFKVKALPRDEYDAWVAEMKETKQSEVELTDATAQEGQEIFNKSCIGCHAIDTNDQRPEQARLAPNLANFADRELVAGYLKNNEENVKKWLEDPEALKEGNKMTDTYGELTDEQINALTKYLGTLSVED comes from the coding sequence ATGAAAAAATGGCGAATTGCTTCCTTGATTGCAGTGTTCACGCTAATTTTATCCGGATGCGGGCTACCGCATTTATCAGCGTTGAACCCTGCGGGAGAGGTCGCGAAGAAGCAATATGACTTAATGGTTTTAAGTACTGCTATCATGGTTTTAGTCATCGTAGTTGTCGTAATTTTGTTTGTTCTCGCAATTTTAAGATTTCGTCGTAGGAAAGGGGATAACTCGATTCCAAAGCAAATTGAAGGCAATCACAAGCTGGAGATTCTTTGGACAGTCATCCCGATTGTATTGCTTATCATATTGGCTGTTCCGACTATTTACTATACGTTTTATTTCTCTGACGTATCGGCAAAGGACGGAAAGGACAAAGATGGGAATCCTACTGCAGTACAAATTAATGTTAGGGCCAGTTTATATTGGTGGGAGTTTGAATACCCAAATGACGGGATTGTCACTGGACAGGAGCTCGTTGTGCCAACGGATGAAAAGGTTTACTTTAATCTGAAGGCCTCTGATGTTAAACACTCATTCTGGGTGCCATCAGCAGGAGGTAAGCTCGATACGAATACAGACAATGTAAATGAATTCTGGCTCGAGTTCGATGATGAGAAAAGCGAAGAGGCAGAGAGGGTTTTCTACGGAAAATGTGCTGAGCTTTGCGGACCTTCTCATGCATTAATGGATTTCAAGGTCAAAGCATTGCCTAGGGATGAGTATGATGCTTGGGTGGCTGAGATGAAGGAAACGAAGCAATCTGAAGTAGAATTGACAGATGCTACTGCACAAGAGGGACAGGAAATATTCAACAAGAGCTGTATTGGCTGTCATGCCATTGACACTAATGACCAAAGGCCGGAACAGGCTAGGCTTGCCCCGAACTTAGCGAACTTCGCCGATCGCGAACTAGTTGCCGGTTATCTAAAAAATAACGAGGAAAACGTAAAGAAATGGTTAGAAGATCCTGAGGCACTTAAAGAAGGAAATAAAATGACAGATACATATGGAGAACTAACCGATGAACAGATTAATGCGCTAACAAAATACTTAGGAACCTTATCCGTTGAAGATTAA
- the cyoE gene encoding heme o synthase: protein MESKAAAHTSFENQEGLKTEKETGNTLLKDFLVLIKVGIVNSNVITAFTGIWLGLYFTDQHFFANLDIVLLGVIGIALIIGGSGCLNNYIDRDIDHFMERTKKRPTVTGKVNPLKVLYMGLSMVIIGSLMLLVASPAAALLGLFGVFAYVVMYTMWTKRRIVSNTVVGSISGAMPPLIGWAVVDPALHPVAWGLFLLMFVWQPPHFYALAMKRTEEYRAAGIPMLPVVKGFHSTKVHILIWVALLLPIPFLLAPVGMSIVVLITLLNIGWLLLSFKGFSFKKKFTKEEDLKWANKMFIYSLNYMTISFVSMVIVSLINLF from the coding sequence GTGGAATCGAAAGCAGCTGCACATACCTCATTTGAAAACCAAGAAGGCCTGAAAACGGAGAAGGAAACGGGGAACACTCTTTTGAAGGACTTTCTGGTATTGATAAAAGTAGGAATCGTAAACTCAAATGTGATTACAGCATTTACAGGGATATGGCTGGGATTATATTTCACTGATCAGCATTTTTTTGCTAACTTGGATATTGTTTTGCTTGGAGTTATTGGTATTGCGCTAATCATAGGCGGGTCAGGATGCTTGAATAATTATATTGACAGGGATATTGACCATTTCATGGAGCGGACGAAAAAACGTCCAACTGTAACGGGCAAAGTTAATCCTTTAAAGGTGCTTTATATGGGATTGTCCATGGTCATTATTGGCTCTCTTATGCTCCTGGTCGCTTCTCCTGCAGCTGCCCTGCTTGGCTTGTTTGGGGTTTTTGCCTATGTCGTAATGTATACAATGTGGACAAAACGAAGAATCGTATCGAACACTGTCGTGGGAAGTATATCTGGAGCGATGCCGCCGTTAATTGGATGGGCAGTTGTTGACCCAGCTCTTCACCCGGTTGCATGGGGACTGTTTTTACTCATGTTTGTTTGGCAGCCGCCTCACTTCTATGCACTTGCTATGAAGAGGACGGAAGAATACCGGGCAGCCGGAATTCCGATGCTTCCTGTGGTGAAAGGATTCCATTCAACAAAGGTTCATATACTCATATGGGTCGCTTTATTATTGCCAATCCCATTTCTGTTAGCACCTGTTGGCATGTCGATTGTTGTGCTGATTACTTTGTTGAATATTGGCTGGCTATTATTAAGTTTTAAGGGGTTCTCCTTCAAAAAGAAATTCACGAAGGAAGAAGACTTGAAGTGGGCTAATAAGATGTTCATATATTCATTGAATTATATGACGATATCTTTCGTTTCTATGGTTATTGTATCTTTGATTAACCTTTTTTGA
- a CDS encoding COX15/CtaA family protein, translating to MHTKLKWFSVMTTFVMLCILLGGALVTKTDSGMGCGRSWPLCHGQLIPDNITPELIIELAHRLFSGIGTFMVAGLALWSWKTIGHIRETKFLAILSVSFLLIQALIGAAAVIWSQSDFVMALHFGISLISFAAVLLLTLLIFEVDKKFDADKLILPRRVSFHFIAITIYSYLVIYSGALVRHTEASLVCPDWPFCFNNAIGFNYNIYQWIQMGHRLAAGLLFIWIVYLAFVIWRHHRDIKVLFHGWNISLILVCLQVIAGAFIIYTRSNLYIALMHALFISCLFGVFSYFLLLVSRNKKNIQKSLLSSKEADSNTTYKAL from the coding sequence ATGCATACAAAGTTAAAGTGGTTTTCGGTAATGACAACCTTTGTCATGCTTTGCATCCTACTCGGGGGAGCACTTGTCACAAAAACAGACTCCGGTATGGGCTGCGGCCGTTCATGGCCCCTCTGTCACGGTCAGCTGATTCCTGACAACATCACACCTGAGCTTATCATTGAACTGGCTCATCGGCTATTCAGCGGAATAGGCACTTTCATGGTTGCCGGACTAGCTCTTTGGTCTTGGAAGACGATCGGTCATATAAGAGAAACAAAATTTCTCGCTATCCTTTCTGTTTCTTTTTTGCTCATTCAGGCATTAATTGGTGCGGCAGCAGTTATCTGGAGTCAGTCTGATTTTGTTATGGCTCTTCATTTCGGCATTTCACTGATTTCCTTTGCAGCGGTGCTGCTTCTTACGCTTCTGATATTTGAGGTAGATAAGAAATTCGATGCAGATAAGCTGATTCTGCCTAGACGAGTCTCATTCCATTTCATTGCCATCACCATTTATTCTTATTTAGTCATCTATAGCGGAGCTCTAGTCCGGCATACCGAAGCAAGCCTTGTCTGTCCAGATTGGCCTTTTTGTTTCAATAATGCCATTGGCTTTAACTATAATATTTATCAATGGATTCAGATGGGACACAGGCTCGCGGCCGGCTTATTATTTATTTGGATTGTCTATTTGGCGTTTGTCATCTGGAGGCACCATAGGGATATCAAAGTACTGTTCCACGGCTGGAACATCTCCCTTATCTTAGTTTGCTTGCAAGTGATTGCGGGCGCATTTATTATCTATACCCGTTCAAACCTTTATATAGCCTTGATGCACGCATTATTTATCTCTTGCCTATTTGGTGTCTTTTCTTATTTCCTCTTGCTCGTGTCAAGGAATAAGAAGAATATCCAGAAATCCTTGCTTTCCAGTAAAGAAGCAGATTCAAATACAACGTATAAAGCGTTATAA
- the pyc gene encoding pyruvate carboxylase, whose amino-acid sequence MNQTQELKSQGIKKVLVANRGEIAIRVFRACNELGIRTVGIYSKEDYISYHRYKADEAYLVGAGKKPIDAYLDIEGILEIAKMSGADAIHPGYGFLSENIEFAKRCEEEGFVFIGPRIKHLDMFGDKVKAKEQARLAGIPVIPGSNGPVSGLDEIIRFGEEYGYPLIIKAALGGGGRGMRIVRQADEIEEAYQRAKSEAKASFGSADVYVERYIENPKHIEVQILGDQYGEIVHLFERDCSVQRRHQKVVEVAPSVSISDELRKRICRAAVHLMEYVQYVNAGTVEFLVSGDEFYFIEVNPRVQVEHTITEMITGVDIVQSQIMIAEGHHLHGDQMHIPSQEDLKMNGYAIQARVTTEDPLNQFMPDTGRIKVYRSGGGFGVRLDAGNAYQGSVITPYYDSLLVKVSTHAPEFRQASAKMLRNLREFRIRGIKTNIPFLENVIGHAQFLKGEYDTSFIDTTPELFLFPEQKDRGTKMLNYLANVTVNGFPGIGKKEKPDFDSFKMPKVPSGLLHTTGTKQKLDELGPEGLAEWVKDQKQVLITDTTFRDAHQSLLATRVRTKDMLRVAESTSRLLPNLFSMELWGGATFDVAYRFLKEDPWERLFKLRSEMPNLLFQMLIRSSNAVGYKNYPDNVIKEFVQKSAYAGIDVFRIFDSLNWVKGMEKTIEAVRDVNRVAEAAICYTGDLLDPTRTKYDLNYYKKLAVELQAQGAHILAIKDMAGLLKPEAAYRLVSELKDTVDLPIHLHTHDTSGNGIFQYARAIEAGVDIVDTALGSMAGLTSQPGLNTLYYALLGNPRQPEVDIAGVEQLSQYWEGVRSYYQDFESGMKSPHTEVYQHEMPGGQYSNLQQQAKGVGLAERWDEVKEMYARVNILFGDIVKVTPSSKVVGDMALFMVKNHLSEQDVLNNGDSLDFPDSVIELFSGQLGQPYGGFPKELQKVILKGQEPITVRPGELLEDVDFQKLKAELESEIKRPATEFDRIAYALYPKVFLDFETARNTYGDVSVLDTPSFHYGMRLGEEIEVEIERGKTLIIKLISIGEPLPDGTRIVYFELNGQAREVTVKDESIKKVTGSKRKSDPSMKGQIGAAMPGTVVKVNVQKGDRVSKGDHLMITEAMKMETTVQAPFDGVVKAVFITGGETVEAGDLLLEME is encoded by the coding sequence ATGAATCAGACTCAAGAATTGAAAAGTCAGGGAATTAAGAAGGTCCTTGTCGCGAACCGGGGCGAAATCGCTATTCGTGTTTTCAGGGCGTGCAATGAACTTGGTATCCGTACAGTGGGGATATATTCGAAAGAGGATTATATTTCTTACCATCGCTATAAAGCGGATGAAGCCTATTTGGTTGGTGCCGGAAAGAAGCCGATTGATGCTTACCTGGATATTGAAGGTATCCTGGAGATTGCCAAGATGAGCGGGGCAGATGCAATCCATCCTGGATATGGCTTTCTTTCCGAAAATATTGAGTTTGCAAAACGCTGTGAAGAGGAAGGCTTTGTTTTCATAGGTCCGAGAATCAAGCATTTGGATATGTTTGGTGATAAGGTAAAGGCGAAGGAGCAAGCAAGACTTGCCGGCATTCCTGTCATACCTGGAAGCAATGGTCCTGTATCAGGGCTCGATGAAATCATTCGTTTCGGAGAGGAATACGGCTATCCGCTCATCATTAAAGCGGCGCTTGGCGGCGGCGGGCGCGGAATGAGAATTGTGCGTCAAGCGGATGAGATTGAAGAAGCCTATCAGCGAGCGAAGTCTGAAGCAAAGGCCTCCTTCGGAAGTGCTGATGTATATGTTGAACGCTATATTGAGAACCCAAAGCATATTGAAGTTCAAATACTAGGTGATCAATATGGAGAAATCGTTCATTTATTTGAGAGAGATTGTTCTGTTCAGCGCCGGCATCAAAAAGTGGTTGAAGTAGCACCAAGTGTTTCTATCTCCGATGAATTAAGAAAAAGGATATGCCGTGCCGCTGTGCATTTAATGGAGTATGTCCAATATGTCAATGCCGGAACCGTAGAATTCCTTGTCTCAGGGGATGAATTTTACTTCATCGAGGTAAATCCGCGCGTTCAGGTCGAGCATACAATCACGGAAATGATTACAGGCGTAGATATCGTCCAATCGCAAATCATGATTGCCGAGGGGCATCATCTGCATGGAGACCAAATGCATATTCCGTCACAGGAAGACTTGAAAATGAATGGATATGCCATACAAGCGAGGGTAACAACAGAAGATCCGTTAAATCAATTTATGCCTGATACCGGCCGGATTAAAGTGTATCGATCAGGAGGCGGATTTGGTGTGCGTCTTGATGCGGGCAATGCCTATCAGGGATCGGTCATCACGCCCTACTATGACTCCCTATTAGTAAAGGTGTCTACTCATGCACCTGAATTCAGGCAGGCGAGCGCTAAGATGCTACGAAACCTGCGAGAGTTTCGGATTCGCGGCATTAAAACGAACATCCCATTTCTTGAAAACGTCATTGGTCATGCCCAATTCTTAAAGGGTGAATATGATACCTCTTTCATTGACACCACTCCGGAACTTTTTCTATTCCCGGAACAAAAGGATCGGGGAACGAAGATGCTGAATTACTTAGCGAACGTAACGGTGAATGGTTTTCCTGGAATCGGCAAGAAGGAAAAGCCTGATTTCGATTCCTTCAAAATGCCTAAAGTTCCATCCGGTCTTCTTCATACGACAGGCACGAAACAAAAGCTCGATGAATTAGGTCCGGAAGGTTTAGCAGAATGGGTGAAGGATCAAAAACAGGTCCTGATTACGGATACAACCTTCAGGGACGCTCATCAATCCTTGTTAGCCACACGGGTAAGGACAAAAGATATGCTTCGTGTTGCTGAATCAACCTCCCGATTGCTGCCAAACCTGTTCTCGATGGAATTATGGGGCGGGGCAACCTTCGATGTCGCATATCGGTTCCTGAAGGAAGACCCATGGGAGCGTTTATTCAAATTAAGAAGTGAGATGCCAAATCTGTTGTTCCAAATGCTCATCCGCTCTTCTAATGCGGTTGGCTATAAGAACTATCCGGATAATGTCATTAAAGAGTTCGTTCAAAAATCAGCCTATGCCGGCATAGATGTTTTCCGTATCTTTGATAGCTTGAACTGGGTAAAGGGAATGGAGAAAACCATTGAAGCCGTCCGGGATGTAAACCGGGTAGCTGAGGCGGCCATTTGCTATACAGGCGATTTATTGGATCCGACAAGAACAAAGTATGATCTAAACTATTATAAGAAATTAGCAGTAGAGCTACAGGCGCAGGGGGCTCACATACTGGCCATCAAGGATATGGCTGGTTTATTGAAGCCTGAAGCAGCCTACCGGTTAGTATCTGAGTTAAAAGATACTGTCGATTTGCCAATTCATCTTCACACACATGACACAAGCGGGAATGGTATATTCCAATATGCAAGAGCCATTGAGGCTGGTGTTGATATCGTGGATACAGCGCTTGGATCCATGGCTGGATTAACCTCACAGCCGGGATTAAACACTTTGTATTATGCTCTTCTCGGAAATCCTAGACAGCCTGAAGTTGACATAGCAGGAGTAGAGCAGCTATCCCAGTATTGGGAAGGAGTCAGAAGTTATTATCAGGATTTTGAGAGCGGGATGAAGTCTCCGCATACAGAAGTCTATCAGCATGAAATGCCTGGAGGACAGTATTCAAATCTCCAGCAGCAGGCTAAGGGTGTCGGACTCGCTGAACGCTGGGATGAAGTGAAAGAAATGTATGCTCGAGTGAACATCCTGTTTGGGGATATCGTTAAAGTAACTCCTTCATCCAAGGTTGTAGGCGATATGGCATTATTTATGGTGAAGAATCATTTATCTGAGCAAGATGTGCTGAACAATGGGGACTCATTGGATTTCCCTGATTCAGTTATTGAATTATTCAGTGGTCAACTTGGACAGCCATATGGAGGATTCCCAAAAGAGCTTCAAAAAGTAATCTTAAAGGGACAAGAGCCGATAACGGTCCGACCTGGGGAGCTTCTTGAAGATGTCGATTTCCAAAAGCTGAAGGCGGAGCTGGAGTCTGAGATAAAACGGCCTGCGACAGAGTTTGATAGGATCGCATATGCTCTTTATCCGAAAGTCTTCCTGGACTTTGAAACAGCCAGAAACACCTATGGCGATGTGTCTGTTTTAGATACCCCTTCCTTCCACTACGGTATGCGGCTTGGTGAAGAGATTGAGGTGGAAATTGAAAGGGGGAAAACCTTAATCATTAAACTGATCTCGATTGGGGAACCGCTTCCTGATGGAACTAGAATTGTGTATTTCGAACTAAATGGTCAGGCAAGGGAAGTAACTGTCAAGGACGAAAGCATTAAGAAGGTCACTGGCTCAAAAAGAAAAAGTGACCCATCCATGAAGGGGCAAATAGGGGCCGCCATGCCAGGAACGGTCGTGAAAGTGAACGTTCAAAAAGGCGACCGAGTGAGCAAAGGAGATCATTTAATGATAACTGAGGCAATGAAAATGGAAACGACTGTACAAGCCCCATTTGATGGAGTTGTTAAGGCTGTCTTTATTACAGGGGGAGAGACAGTTGAAGCAGGGGATCTATTGCTAGAAATGGAATGA
- a CDS encoding FtsW/RodA/SpoVE family cell cycle protein has translation MLKRIVKSYDYTLIAVILVLSIFGLVMVYSSSMVTAVARWDLPSDFFYEKQIRHLIIGLILFTIMAIIPYPLYKSNKVLVPLVIGSVFGLFALQFFGHTAGNAESWFKLGALGSIQPSEFVKLGVIIYLSAVYSKKQEYINVFNKGVIPPLFYLLIVCGLIVLQPDIGTAMIIFLVACTIIICSGMNWKSFAKLLSILVGTILIAIPVIIMNKDKIFTEKRLERFTGFLDPFSTEKYEGYQLVNSYVAIGNGGLTGVGFGQSTQKYGYLPEPHTDFIMAVISEELGLIGVAFVIICLGTIVLKGIRTAIKSNDPFGSMLAAGISSMIGIQTMINLGGITGLIPITGVTLPFISYGGSSMIQLFLSVGLLVNVSMKTRYDAVYKKGQAIPEQSEGISGL, from the coding sequence ATGTTAAAAAGAATAGTAAAATCGTATGATTATACGCTGATTGCCGTCATTCTCGTTTTGAGCATTTTTGGGCTCGTCATGGTATACAGCTCAAGTATGGTCACAGCTGTAGCCAGATGGGACTTGCCGAGTGATTTTTTCTATGAAAAGCAAATCCGGCATTTAATCATCGGGCTCATTTTATTTACGATTATGGCAATCATACCTTACCCGCTGTATAAATCAAATAAGGTTTTGGTTCCGCTTGTTATCGGTTCCGTTTTTGGATTGTTTGCCCTGCAATTCTTTGGACATACAGCCGGGAATGCGGAGAGCTGGTTTAAGCTTGGCGCGCTTGGGAGCATTCAGCCGTCTGAGTTTGTAAAGCTAGGGGTTATTATTTACTTATCTGCTGTCTATTCCAAAAAGCAGGAATACATAAATGTTTTTAATAAAGGGGTTATTCCGCCGTTATTTTATTTGCTGATTGTCTGTGGATTGATTGTCCTGCAGCCGGATATTGGAACGGCGATGATTATCTTTTTGGTCGCTTGTACTATCATCATTTGTTCGGGAATGAATTGGAAGAGTTTCGCGAAGCTGCTTTCAATCTTAGTTGGTACGATATTGATTGCAATCCCTGTGATTATAATGAATAAAGATAAGATTTTTACGGAGAAGCGTCTCGAAAGGTTTACCGGTTTTCTTGATCCGTTCTCCACTGAGAAATATGAAGGATATCAGCTTGTCAACTCATATGTGGCTATTGGAAACGGAGGCCTAACAGGTGTTGGCTTTGGCCAGAGCACGCAGAAATATGGGTATTTGCCAGAACCTCATACAGACTTTATTATGGCTGTCATCTCTGAAGAACTGGGCTTGATAGGCGTTGCCTTCGTTATTATCTGTCTTGGGACTATTGTGCTTAAGGGAATCCGAACAGCTATTAAATCTAATGACCCGTTTGGAAGTATGCTTGCAGCAGGAATTTCCAGTATGATTGGCATCCAGACTATGATTAACTTAGGGGGAATCACTGGTTTAATCCCGATTACAGGTGTTACTCTTCCGTTTATCAGTTATGGAGGCTCTTCCATGATACAGCTGTTTTTGTCAGTGGGATTATTGGTTAATGTGTCCATGAAGACGAGATATGATGCTGTATATAAAAAAGGACAGGCAATCCCCGAACAGAGTGAAGGGATAAGCGGATTATAG
- a CDS encoding YlaN family protein, with protein MTSDILVNHQEKAYALLKADADKIFKLIKVQMDNLTMPQCPLYEEVLDTQMFGLSREIDFAVRLGLIEEQDGKGLLEFLEKELSALHDASMRK; from the coding sequence TTGACATCTGATATCCTTGTCAATCATCAAGAAAAGGCCTATGCATTATTAAAGGCCGATGCTGATAAAATATTTAAACTTATTAAAGTTCAAATGGATAATTTGACTATGCCTCAATGTCCTTTGTATGAAGAAGTTTTGGATACACAAATGTTTGGCTTATCCAGAGAGATTGACTTTGCTGTCAGATTGGGGTTAATAGAGGAACAGGACGGTAAAGGTTTGCTAGAGTTTCTGGAGAAGGAATTATCCGCTCTTCATGACGCTTCCATGAGAAAATAA
- a CDS encoding molybdopterin-binding protein: MAEIIQIKGNVKYPIYIDTGVWIFDDRKFNIEDWHPEKSAQEDSEHENYLKSVSSQWDTEIIEGSSPPPAEKPARKTKKQELLEGNFVIAFKPFILNTEPMPDASRVIIHTIDEELEFSLEETLAFIAGFSLNGKPLSEETGGPLYLYKGDGSNRDKPIKYVTGITIV; encoded by the coding sequence ATGGCAGAAATCATTCAGATTAAGGGAAATGTTAAATATCCAATTTATATTGATACAGGTGTGTGGATTTTTGATGACAGGAAATTCAATATAGAAGATTGGCATCCTGAGAAAAGCGCACAAGAAGACAGCGAGCATGAGAATTACTTGAAATCCGTTTCTTCCCAATGGGATACAGAAATTATTGAGGGATCGTCACCTCCGCCTGCAGAAAAACCTGCGAGAAAAACAAAAAAGCAAGAATTGCTTGAAGGGAATTTTGTCATCGCTTTCAAGCCATTCATCTTGAATACTGAGCCTATGCCTGATGCAAGCCGTGTCATCATACATACAATTGATGAGGAACTGGAGTTTTCCTTAGAAGAAACTCTTGCCTTCATCGCCGGGTTCTCCTTAAATGGCAAACCGCTATCAGAAGAAACAGGCGGCCCTCTTTACCTCTATAAAGGTGATGGGTCAAATCGTGATAAACCGATAAAGTATGTAACAGGCATTACAATCGTATAA